One window from the genome of Hippocampus zosterae strain Florida chromosome 7, ASM2543408v3, whole genome shotgun sequence encodes:
- the trim71 gene encoding E3 ubiquitin-protein ligase TRIM71 → MASFPDSELQTCPLCKELCGSSAPISSSSSTSSSSSHTSSSSSQTNRRLHVLPCLHAFCRQCLEGQRCPGDPLKLRCPTCDQKVSISEAGVESLPSSNFLFSNLLDVVVSTKDQIQNKNGHHHPNRGGMGSSGFHPSHGGHLHPPQLMAEPQCSSCDEENLATSHCLDCQEYLCDNCVRAHQRVRLTKDHFIERLGESLHLGRVNSSPGQPGMSVSLAQSLQNNFALLSLFQDRMSFCQHHDNEVFLFFCESCSVPICRECSMSRHVGHTFVYLQDAVQDCRAVTIQLLADAQKGRQAVQLSMEKVQAIAEQVEIKAKVVQTEVKALVLRHKKALEERECELLWKLEKIRQLKAKSLYLQVEKLHQSLTKLDSTIAAVSQVLDEGRHIDVLLARERMLTQIHELKALRGLMQPQEDDRFMFTPPDQALYIAIQSMGLISSGAFAPVTKAHGDGLNGALRGKHAAFTVIGYDHDGEPRLSGGDMVTAIVMSVADANLSAAEVTDHQNGSYTVSYVARSEGEHLVSVLVCNQHIQGSPFKVFVKSGRSYGSLGSQVSSFGGEGEGDGQLCRPWGISVDKEGYVVVADRSNNRIQIFKPCGSFHHKFGSLGSRPGQFDRPAGVACDGQRRIVVADKDNHRVQVFTFEGQFLLKFGEKGTKNGQFNYPWDVAVNSEGKILVSDTRNHRVQLFSPDGSFLNKYGFEGALWKHFDSPRGVAFNHEDHLVVTDFNNHRLLVIRPDCQSARFLGSEGIGNGQFLRPQGVAVDQENRIIVADSRNHRVQVFEPNGNFLCKFGSQGSGFGQMDRPSGVAVTPDGVIVVVDFGNNRILKF, encoded by the exons ATGGCTTCATTTCCCGACTCGGAACTGCAGACTTGCCCGCTCTGCAAGGAGCTGTGCGGCTCCTCGGCCCCCATTTCCTCCAGCTCgtccacctcctcttcctcctcccacacctcttcctcctccagccAGACCAACAGGAGGCTCCACGTCCTGCCCTGCCTCCATGCCTTCTGCAGGCAGTGCCTGGAAGGCCAGCGCTGTCCGGGAGACCCGCTCAAATTACGTTGCCCCACCTGTGACCAGAAGGTGTCCATCTCAGAGGCCGGCGTGGAATCCTTGCCTTCCTCCAACTTCCTCTTCAGCAACCTGTTGGATGTGGTGGTGAGCACCAAGGATCAGATCCAGAACAAGAATGGCCACCACCACCCTAATCGAGGAGGCATGGGTTCCTCGGGCTTCCATCCCTCCCACGGAGGCCATCTGCACCCCCCGCAACTTATGGCAGAGCCTCAGTGCAGTTCATGCGACGAGGAGAACCTGGCCACGTCCCACTGCCTCGACTGCCAAGAGTATCTGTGTGACAACTGCGTGCGTGCACATCAACGGGTGAGGCTCACCAAGGACCACTTCATCGAGCGCCTCGGGGAGAGCCTCCACCTGGGCCGAGTCAACAGCAGCCCAGGCCAACCGGGCATGTCGGTGTCCCTCGCCCAGTCCCTGCAAAACAACTTTGCGCTGCTCTCCCTCTTCCAGGACCGCATGAGCTTCTGCCAACACCATGACAATGAG GTTTTCCTGTTCTTCTGCGAGAGCTGCTCGGTGCCCATCTGCAGGGAGTGCAGCATGAGCCGCCACGTGGGCCACACTTTTGTTTACCTCCAAGATGCCGTGCAGGACTGCAGGGCCGTCACCATCCAGCTGCTGGCCGACGCACAGAAGGGACGACAGGCCGTACAG CTGAGCATGGAGAAGGTCCAGGCCATCGCCGAGCAGGTGGAAATTAAGGCAAAGGTGGTCCAGACCGAAGTGAAGGCCCTGGTCCTCCGACATAAGAAGGCGTTGGAGGAGAGGGAGTGTGAACTACTGTGGAAG TTGGAGAAGATCCGTCAGCTGAAGGCCAAGTCGCTGTACCTGCAGGTGGAGAAATTGCACCAGAGTCTGACCAAGTTGGACAGCACCATCGCCGCCGTCAGCCAGGTTCTGGACGAGGGCCGCCACATTGACGTGCTGCTGGCCCGAGAGCGCATGCTCACCCAAATTCACGAACTCAAAGCACTGAGGGGGCTGATGCAGCCGCAGGAGGACGACCGTTTCATGTTCACGCCTCCGGACCAG GCTCTCTACATCGCCATCCAATCCATGGGCCTGATCAGCAGCGGCGCGTTTGCCCCGGTCACCAAAGCCCACGGCGATGGGCTCAACGGCGCGCTTCGCGGCAAGCACGCGGCTTTTACCGTGATTGGCTACGACCACGACGGCGAGCCCCGTCTCTCGGGCGGCGATATGGTCACCGCCATAGTCATGTCCGTGGCAGACGCCAACCTCTCGGCCGCAGAGGTGACCGACCACCAGAACGGCTCGTACACGGTCAGCTACGTGGCCAGGAGTGAGGGGGAGCACCTCGTGTCGGTGTTGGTGTGCAACCAGCACATCCAAGGCAGCCCCTTCAAGGTGTTTGTGAAATCGGGCCGCAGCTACGGCTCCCTGGGTTCCCAAGTGTCGTCGTTCGGGGGCGAAGGCGAGGGCGATGGTCAACTGTGTCGTCCCTGGGGGATCAGCGTGGACAAGGAGGGATACGTGGTGGTGGCGGACCGCAGCAACAACCGCATacag ATATTCAAGCCCTGTGGCTCATTCCACCACAAGTTTGGCTCTCTGGGTTCTCGACCCGGTCAGTTTGATCGGCCGGCCGGGGTCGCCTGCGACGGTCAGAGACGAATCGTTGTGGCCGACAAGGACAATCACCGTGTGCAG GTGTTTACGTTTGAGGGGCAGTTCCTGCTAAAGTTTGGGGAAAAGGGCACCAAGAACGGGCAGTTCAACTACCCCTGGGACGTGGCCGTCAACTCTGAGGGTAAGATCTTGGTTTCCGACACAAGGAACCACCGCGTGCAGCTATTTTCCCCCGACGGCTCGTTCCTCAACAAGTACGGCTTCGAGGGGGCTTTGTGGAAACACTTTGACTCACCCAGAGGCGTGGCCTTCAACCACGAGGACCACCTGGTGGTGACCGACTTCAACAACCACCGGCTCCTGGTCATTCGGCCCGACTGCCAGTCGGCCCGCTTCCTGGGCTCCGAGGGCATCGGTAACGGTCAGTTCCTCAGGCCCCAAGGCGTGGCCGTGGACCAGGAGAACCGAATCATCGTGGCGGACTCGCGCAACCACCGCGTGCAAGTGTTTGAGCCCAATGGAAATTTCTTATGCAAATTTGGAAGCCAGGGAAGTGGCTTTGGACAGATGGATCGTCCCTCCGGGGTGGCCGTGACACCGGACGGCGTCATTGTGGTCGTGGACTTTGGGAATAATCGCATCCTCAAGTTCTAG